The following are from one region of the Stanieria sp. NIES-3757 genome:
- a CDS encoding integrase family protein has translation MFTAASSNALTATRRETLTTISTENLLAVFAEFLDIDVSAGDAASDTLNTYRRQLEQFLNWCNHHQINPVEVTKDDIKNYRRWMIDQKKFKPATIALKLAVVRRFYQAAVDRGLIGINPAAGVKPPREKRDPADKITYLEKVEVEQLFKAIPNDGTLKASRDRALIGIMALEGTRTVELHRTNIADLVRQGNNLGIRVEGKRSIRVVPLTPDLVKILLEYLSLREQMGETLKPSQPLFIAVGNHAGGQRISRRGIRFIVDHYLQQAALKHTPGRTISAHSLRHTAGTLALRAGAELRQVQDLLGHADPRTTCIYAHVADRWVNNPALKLGIEI, from the coding sequence ATGTTTACTGCTGCTTCATCTAATGCTCTCACGGCGACAAGAAGGGAAACACTAACAACAATTTCTACAGAAAATCTCTTGGCAGTATTTGCCGAATTTCTTGATATTGATGTCAGTGCTGGTGACGCTGCTTCTGATACTTTAAATACCTATCGTCGTCAGTTAGAACAGTTTTTAAATTGGTGTAATCACCATCAGATTAATCCGGTTGAAGTCACTAAAGATGATATTAAAAATTACCGTCGTTGGATGATTGATCAAAAGAAATTTAAACCAGCTACAATTGCACTTAAATTAGCAGTAGTTAGACGTTTTTATCAGGCTGCGGTTGATAGAGGATTGATCGGTATTAATCCTGCTGCTGGTGTAAAACCACCAAGAGAAAAACGAGATCCAGCAGATAAAATTACTTATTTAGAAAAAGTAGAAGTCGAACAACTTTTTAAAGCTATTCCTAATGATGGAACATTGAAAGCTTCTCGCGATCGCGCTTTAATTGGCATTATGGCTTTAGAAGGGACACGAACAGTAGAATTACATCGCACCAATATTGCCGATCTAGTTAGGCAGGGAAATAATTTAGGTATCAGGGTAGAGGGAAAACGCAGCATTAGAGTCGTACCGCTAACACCAGATCTAGTTAAAATTTTGCTGGAATATCTTTCTCTTAGAGAACAGATGGGAGAAACTCTTAAACCATCTCAACCTTTATTTATCGCAGTGGGAAATCATGCAGGGGGTCAAAGAATATCTCGCCGTGGCATTAGATTCATTGTGGATCATTATCTCCAGCAAGCAGCTTTAAAACATACACCAGGAAGGACTATTTCCGCTCATAGTTTAAGGCATACTGCTGGTACTTTAGCATTAAGAGCAGGTGCAGAATTACGTCAGGTACAAGATTTATTAGGACACGCCGATCCCAGAACAACTTGTATTTACGCTCATGTGGCAGATCGATGGGTGAATAATCCTGCTTTAAAATTGGGAATAGAAATTTAA